One window from the genome of Micromonospora aurantiaca ATCC 27029 encodes:
- a CDS encoding TIR domain-containing protein, producing the protein MVVGAHPTRSDRPIDFFISYSPADERWATWLAWEFEAAGYRTLLQAWDFVAGTNFIDFMDRGVREAEVVVAVLSERYLHSTYGKLEWQAALRADPDGTGNKLVTVRVEDCPIDGLLATITYVDLVGVDDPAQARNRVLDRIREALDGRAKPMRQPAFPHHPADPHGVLAAPAAGAPAPRRARRTPINPPPFPPAAAAPPTARDTVTVLQVAGPRFGRGVITPGAPVTPGEVQEHLMGDLTLLMNDGVPRPDLLVVAGNLTESGSPREFSDALSFLTGLRVLLGLEPHRLVVVPGPRDVTMAACRAYFATCEADDVDPQPPYWPKWRHYARLFDDLYQGLDDRIFDSEQPWTLFPVPDLRVVVAGLNSTIAITHREEDRYGFLGEAQSSWFAQRLRHYQQSGWLRLGAMAHAPGARSPYADEVPPDPVSLRDRGSVNRLVGPMLDLLLSDAAPSARVDPVVPLAAAPRDGRAQVLRLGADGMTRWVLGRDDRLDGGAVTAVSWPHAEATFGASGPAQVPDPRRPVAVEGATQGAAVAAAPVAPVQRLLDRLAEVCEARYDRVVVRRVGTDPPHLYISYRSDGVVRQQRVGAHVGTPTAADVDVFARRVHATDPDIASELVYDGDRVPRGLAEEAQRRGVRVLHLTEFQGLLDLREYVAAQTARLQADRLYPPGQYVPQRYRHLVGADQRVRDDVVDELLETVSAPDGRFVLVLGDFGRGKTFALREVARRLPTAAPDLIPILVELRALDKAHSVDGLVAAHLANHGEQVIDLKAFRYMLRQGRIVLLFDGFDELVARVTYDRAADHLETLLQAAEGNAKIVVSSRTQHFKTNSQVLTALGERVGLLPHRRVLAVEDFTPGQIEAFLRNRYGGDERAARERMDLLAGVKDLLGLSRNPRMLGFIANLDEGRLAAVAGAGGTFSAAALYREILESWLDFEERRTQGIPGAPVSLRRPELWQAVSRLAFQLWESGEAYLRLAELAESTGQLAGRADSRLSGPQAAHAVGAGSLLVRTDDGLFGFIHTSVMEWLVAEGVAEQINRGEEPGALAVRSLSALAVEFLGDLADPARCTAWTARVLGDESAGETLRANALRLSARLRLPDRADLRGAVLRGEDLSHRELAGADLTGADLTDARLVATNLTEARLEHARLRGARLDQARLAGADLRDAEMAGARLFRTDLRGARVAGSSWHRTALIDVSADPALLRAPELRGAVVAPGRPVAPGLAPPAVGVGYGFEVGRLPVPVAYSPDGAVLAVGSDDGGVLLCDTATGLPVRTLQGHRSRVYAVRYDAASHQLVTGSADLTVRLWDADHGDVRHVIEDVFTGWVWPMLTDGRRGRLVVGDAAGVVRLYDTRGARLRHEWPGHSAPIWGTSFSPDGRRVVVADSAGTVRGWDIPTGKLAFEVQEPEVVYRVVHSPDGRLLAAVGQHGRIWIRRATDGELLRAPRGHEADVYALDIHPDGTLMATGDTHGALRLWETETGRPVRVLGRQRGAIYSVRFNGDGSLLATAASDGAIQLWDTDDGQVRHELTRHRGSVWPVVWRPDQNQVATSSNDGTTRLWDVRSGQLQHTLRGHGRKVTALSFRDDGEVLAACGNDGVIRLWEPRTGRLVRQLASPADRLLSVVFCPEEPLVATPSGDGGVHLWNTDTGADERELNVDTDHVWAVAFSPDGDALATANDDDTVRLWYRRTGRHFATLTPHRGRVRTVAFSPDGETIATGCDDQAVRLWDAATATCRLTLEHHTDRVYSVGFNSEGTLLASAGNDGTAVVWDAVTGERRLVLTEHDGRLWSCAFSPDGNLLATAGDDLVIRLWDPVTGRLHGTLAAHTRRVWSVHFSPDSSLLASAGDDGTVRLWDVADPEHAQLRTTLIGLPDGWAAVSPDGRYKLDGDPGGQFWHVIGTCRFEVGELDPYLTQVRRLSVDAPF; encoded by the coding sequence GTGGTTGTAGGCGCGCACCCCACCCGGTCCGACCGCCCCATCGATTTCTTCATCAGCTACTCGCCGGCCGACGAACGCTGGGCCACGTGGCTGGCGTGGGAGTTCGAGGCGGCCGGCTATCGCACGTTGTTGCAGGCGTGGGACTTCGTGGCAGGCACCAACTTCATCGACTTCATGGACCGTGGCGTCCGCGAGGCCGAGGTGGTGGTGGCGGTGCTGTCCGAACGCTACCTGCACTCCACGTACGGCAAGCTGGAGTGGCAGGCCGCGCTGCGCGCCGACCCGGACGGCACCGGCAACAAGCTCGTCACGGTACGCGTCGAGGACTGCCCGATCGACGGCCTGCTCGCCACCATCACCTATGTGGACCTGGTCGGCGTGGACGACCCGGCGCAGGCCCGCAACCGGGTGCTCGACCGCATCCGGGAGGCGCTCGACGGCCGGGCCAAGCCGATGCGGCAGCCGGCGTTCCCGCACCACCCGGCCGACCCGCACGGGGTGCTCGCCGCGCCGGCCGCCGGCGCGCCCGCGCCCCGCCGCGCCCGGCGTACCCCGATCAACCCGCCGCCGTTCCCGCCCGCCGCGGCGGCGCCACCGACCGCCCGGGACACCGTCACCGTGCTCCAGGTCGCCGGGCCGCGCTTCGGCCGGGGCGTGATCACCCCCGGCGCGCCGGTCACCCCGGGCGAGGTGCAGGAACACCTGATGGGCGACCTCACGCTGCTGATGAACGACGGCGTGCCCCGGCCGGACCTGCTCGTCGTCGCCGGCAACCTCACCGAGTCGGGCAGCCCGCGCGAGTTCTCCGACGCGCTGAGCTTCCTCACCGGCCTGCGGGTGCTGCTCGGGCTGGAGCCGCACCGGCTCGTCGTGGTGCCCGGCCCGCGCGACGTGACGATGGCCGCCTGCCGCGCGTACTTCGCCACCTGTGAGGCCGACGACGTCGACCCGCAGCCGCCGTACTGGCCGAAGTGGCGGCACTACGCGCGCCTGTTCGACGACCTCTACCAGGGCCTCGACGACCGGATCTTCGACAGCGAGCAGCCCTGGACGCTGTTCCCGGTGCCCGACCTGCGGGTGGTGGTGGCCGGGCTGAACTCCACCATCGCCATCACCCACCGCGAGGAGGACCGGTACGGCTTCCTCGGCGAGGCGCAGTCCAGCTGGTTCGCCCAGCGGCTGCGCCACTACCAGCAGTCCGGCTGGCTGCGGCTGGGCGCGATGGCGCACGCGCCGGGGGCGCGCAGCCCGTACGCCGACGAGGTGCCGCCGGACCCGGTGTCGCTGCGCGACCGGGGCTCGGTCAACCGGCTGGTCGGCCCGATGCTCGACCTGCTGCTCTCCGACGCCGCGCCGTCGGCCCGGGTGGACCCGGTGGTGCCGCTGGCCGCCGCGCCCCGCGACGGCCGGGCGCAGGTGCTGCGGCTGGGCGCGGACGGGATGACCCGCTGGGTGCTCGGCCGCGACGACCGGCTGGACGGCGGCGCGGTGACCGCCGTGTCCTGGCCGCACGCCGAGGCCACCTTCGGCGCGTCCGGCCCGGCCCAGGTACCCGACCCGCGCCGTCCGGTCGCCGTCGAGGGGGCCACCCAGGGCGCCGCGGTGGCCGCCGCGCCGGTCGCACCGGTGCAGCGGCTGCTGGACCGGCTCGCCGAGGTCTGCGAGGCCCGCTACGACCGGGTGGTGGTGCGCCGCGTCGGCACCGACCCGCCGCACCTCTACATCAGCTACCGCTCCGACGGGGTGGTCCGTCAGCAACGCGTCGGCGCGCACGTGGGCACCCCCACCGCCGCCGATGTGGACGTCTTCGCCCGGCGGGTGCACGCCACCGACCCGGACATCGCCTCCGAGCTGGTCTACGACGGCGACCGGGTGCCGCGCGGGCTCGCCGAGGAGGCACAGCGGCGGGGCGTACGCGTGCTGCACCTGACCGAGTTCCAGGGCCTGCTCGACCTGCGCGAGTACGTCGCCGCGCAGACCGCCCGGCTCCAGGCGGACCGGCTCTACCCACCCGGGCAGTACGTGCCGCAGCGCTACCGCCACCTCGTCGGCGCCGACCAGCGCGTCCGCGACGACGTGGTGGACGAGCTGCTGGAGACCGTCTCCGCGCCGGACGGCCGGTTCGTGCTGGTGCTCGGCGACTTCGGCCGGGGCAAGACGTTCGCGTTGCGGGAGGTGGCCCGGCGGCTGCCCACCGCCGCGCCCGACCTGATCCCGATCCTGGTGGAGCTGCGGGCGCTCGACAAGGCGCACTCCGTGGACGGCCTGGTCGCCGCGCATCTGGCCAACCACGGCGAGCAGGTGATCGACCTCAAGGCGTTCCGCTACATGCTGCGCCAGGGTCGCATCGTGCTGCTGTTCGACGGGTTCGACGAGCTGGTCGCCCGGGTGACGTACGACCGGGCGGCCGACCACCTGGAGACGCTGCTCCAGGCCGCCGAGGGCAACGCGAAGATCGTGGTGAGCAGCCGTACCCAGCACTTCAAGACCAACTCGCAGGTGCTGACCGCGCTCGGCGAGCGGGTCGGCCTGCTGCCGCACCGGCGCGTGCTGGCCGTGGAGGACTTCACCCCCGGGCAGATCGAGGCGTTCCTGCGCAACCGGTACGGCGGCGACGAGCGGGCCGCCCGCGAGCGGATGGACCTGCTCGCCGGCGTCAAGGACCTGCTGGGGCTCTCCCGTAACCCGCGCATGCTCGGCTTCATCGCCAACCTGGACGAGGGGCGGCTCGCCGCCGTGGCCGGGGCGGGCGGCACGTTCAGCGCCGCCGCGCTGTATCGGGAGATCCTGGAGTCCTGGCTGGACTTCGAGGAGCGCCGCACCCAGGGCATCCCGGGCGCACCGGTCAGCCTGCGCCGGCCCGAGCTGTGGCAGGCGGTGAGCCGGCTGGCGTTCCAGCTCTGGGAGAGCGGCGAGGCATACCTGCGCCTGGCCGAGCTGGCCGAGTCCACCGGTCAGCTCGCCGGGCGGGCCGACTCGCGGCTGTCCGGCCCGCAGGCTGCGCACGCGGTCGGCGCGGGCAGCCTGCTGGTCCGTACCGACGACGGGTTGTTCGGGTTCATCCACACCTCGGTGATGGAGTGGCTCGTGGCCGAGGGGGTGGCCGAGCAGATCAACCGGGGCGAGGAGCCGGGCGCGCTGGCGGTCCGGTCGCTGTCCGCGCTCGCGGTGGAGTTCCTCGGCGACCTCGCCGACCCGGCCCGCTGCACCGCGTGGACCGCCCGGGTGCTCGGTGACGAGTCGGCGGGCGAGACGCTGCGCGCCAACGCGCTGCGGCTGTCCGCCCGGCTGCGCCTGCCCGACCGGGCCGATCTGCGCGGCGCGGTGCTGCGCGGCGAGGACCTGTCGCACCGCGAGCTCGCCGGGGCCGACCTGACCGGGGCCGACCTGACCGACGCGCGGCTGGTCGCCACGAACCTGACCGAGGCGCGGCTGGAGCACGCCCGGCTGCGCGGCGCCCGCCTGGACCAGGCCCGCCTCGCCGGGGCCGACCTGCGCGACGCGGAGATGGCCGGCGCCCGCCTGTTCCGTACCGACCTGCGGGGTGCGCGCGTGGCCGGCAGCAGCTGGCACCGCACCGCGCTGATCGACGTCAGCGCCGACCCGGCGCTGCTGCGCGCCCCGGAACTGCGCGGCGCCGTCGTCGCGCCGGGCCGTCCGGTCGCGCCGGGCCTGGCCCCGCCCGCCGTGGGCGTCGGATACGGCTTCGAGGTGGGCCGGCTGCCGGTGCCGGTGGCGTACAGCCCGGACGGCGCGGTGCTCGCCGTCGGCAGCGACGACGGCGGTGTGCTGCTCTGCGACACCGCCACCGGGCTGCCGGTGCGCACGCTCCAGGGACACCGGTCCCGGGTGTACGCGGTCCGCTACGACGCCGCGTCCCACCAGCTCGTCACCGGCTCGGCCGACCTCACCGTACGGCTGTGGGACGCCGACCACGGCGACGTGCGGCACGTCATCGAGGACGTCTTCACCGGCTGGGTGTGGCCGATGCTCACCGACGGCCGCCGCGGCCGCCTGGTGGTCGGCGACGCGGCCGGCGTGGTGCGGCTCTACGACACCCGTGGCGCCCGGCTGCGTCACGAGTGGCCCGGCCACTCCGCGCCGATCTGGGGCACCTCGTTCAGCCCGGACGGGCGGCGCGTGGTGGTGGCCGACAGCGCCGGCACGGTCCGCGGCTGGGACATCCCCACCGGCAAGCTGGCGTTCGAGGTGCAGGAGCCCGAGGTGGTCTACCGGGTCGTGCACTCACCGGACGGCCGGCTGCTGGCCGCCGTCGGGCAGCACGGCCGCATCTGGATCCGCCGGGCCACCGACGGCGAGCTGCTGCGCGCGCCGCGCGGCCACGAGGCCGACGTGTACGCCCTCGACATCCACCCCGACGGCACGCTGATGGCCACCGGCGACACGCACGGCGCGCTGCGGCTGTGGGAGACCGAGACGGGCCGGCCGGTCCGGGTGCTCGGCCGGCAGCGCGGCGCGATCTACAGCGTCCGGTTCAACGGCGACGGCAGCCTGCTCGCCACCGCCGCCAGCGACGGCGCGATCCAGCTCTGGGACACCGACGACGGGCAGGTGCGGCACGAGCTGACCCGGCACCGCGGCTCGGTGTGGCCGGTGGTCTGGCGGCCGGACCAGAACCAGGTGGCGACCAGCAGCAACGACGGCACCACCCGGCTGTGGGACGTCCGCAGCGGGCAGCTCCAGCACACGCTGCGCGGGCACGGCCGCAAGGTCACCGCGCTGTCCTTCCGCGACGACGGCGAGGTGCTCGCCGCCTGCGGCAACGACGGCGTGATCCGGCTCTGGGAGCCGCGCACCGGCCGCCTGGTGCGGCAGCTCGCCAGCCCGGCCGACCGGCTGCTGTCCGTGGTGTTCTGCCCGGAGGAACCGCTGGTGGCCACGCCCAGCGGCGACGGCGGCGTGCACCTGTGGAACACCGACACGGGCGCCGACGAGCGTGAACTCAACGTGGACACCGACCACGTCTGGGCGGTCGCGTTCAGCCCCGACGGCGACGCACTCGCCACCGCCAACGACGACGACACGGTACGCCTGTGGTACCGCCGTACCGGCCGGCACTTCGCCACGCTCACCCCGCACCGGGGGCGCGTGCGCACCGTCGCGTTCAGCCCCGACGGCGAGACCATCGCCACCGGCTGCGACGACCAGGCGGTACGGCTCTGGGACGCCGCCACCGCCACCTGCCGGCTCACGCTCGAACACCACACCGACCGGGTCTACTCGGTCGGCTTCAACAGCGAGGGCACGCTGCTCGCCAGCGCCGGTAACGACGGCACGGCGGTGGTCTGGGACGCGGTCACCGGCGAGCGGCGCCTGGTGCTCACCGAGCACGACGGCCGGCTCTGGTCCTGCGCGTTCAGCCCGGACGGCAACCTGCTCGCCACCGCCGGCGACGACCTGGTGATCCGGCTGTGGGATCCGGTCACCGGCCGGCTGCACGGCACCCTTGCGGCGCACACCCGGCGCGTCTGGTCGGTGCACTTCAGCCCGGACAGCAGCCTGCTCGCCAGCGCCGGTGACGACGGCACGGTACGGCTGTGGGACGTGGCCGACCCCGAGCACGCCCAGTTGCGGACCACGCTCATCGGCCTGCCGGACGGGTGGGCGGCGGTCAGCCCGGACGGCCGGTACAAGCTGGACGGCGACCCGGGCGGCCAGTTCTGGCACGTCATCGGCACGTGCCGCTTCGAGGTGGGCGAGCTGGACCCCTACCTGACCCAGGTCCGCCGCCTCTCAGTAGACGCCCCCTTCTGA
- a CDS encoding SLC13 family permease produces the protein METPGDPPNAVPDRSRWGRLHVLDWIAIGLAVLGVVFVLTGLLPRADAEATMRRIIPILIFLGTVVVLAELTAVAGVFDALATRVAVTARGSFRALFWLCVGFASVTTIALNLDTTAVLLTPVMIALARALNVPPTPLAMTTVWLANTASLLLPVSNLTNILASDRVDLDPVPWAARMWWPQLVAVAVTALLLWWWYWRPARAGADPFVPPPPYVPPDRVLYRTALAACLLFVAGILAGVEIGIASGAAAAILVAGFAVRARHRLRPALVPWRLLVFVTGLFLVVQTIGRHGLDTVMGTLIGTDPGAEGALRAGAVGALFSNVVNNLPAYLAGEAVIAADRHTQLLALLIGTNVGPLATPWASLATLIWYERCRAAGVAVPLGRFVATSAALAVLATAATVTALLVGPGA, from the coding sequence GTGGAGACCCCCGGCGATCCGCCGAACGCCGTGCCCGACCGCTCCCGCTGGGGCCGCCTGCACGTGCTGGACTGGATCGCGATCGGGCTGGCCGTGCTCGGCGTGGTGTTCGTGCTCACCGGGCTGCTCCCCCGCGCGGACGCCGAGGCGACGATGCGGCGGATCATCCCCATCCTGATCTTCCTCGGCACGGTGGTGGTGCTGGCCGAGCTGACCGCCGTGGCCGGGGTGTTCGACGCGCTCGCGACCCGGGTGGCGGTGACCGCGCGGGGCAGTTTCCGGGCCCTGTTCTGGCTGTGCGTCGGCTTCGCCTCGGTGACCACGATCGCGCTCAACCTGGACACCACGGCGGTGCTGCTCACGCCGGTGATGATCGCGCTGGCCCGGGCGCTGAACGTGCCGCCGACGCCGCTGGCCATGACCACCGTGTGGCTGGCGAACACGGCGAGCCTGCTGCTGCCGGTGTCCAACCTGACGAACATCCTGGCCAGCGACCGGGTCGACCTGGACCCGGTGCCGTGGGCGGCCCGGATGTGGTGGCCGCAACTGGTCGCCGTCGCGGTGACCGCGCTGCTGCTGTGGTGGTGGTACTGGCGGCCGGCGCGCGCCGGGGCCGACCCGTTCGTCCCGCCGCCGCCGTACGTGCCGCCGGACCGGGTGCTCTACCGCACCGCGCTGGCGGCCTGCCTGCTGTTCGTCGCCGGGATCCTGGCCGGGGTGGAGATCGGCATCGCCTCCGGGGCGGCCGCCGCGATCCTGGTCGCCGGCTTCGCGGTCCGGGCCCGGCACCGGCTGCGTCCGGCACTGGTGCCGTGGCGGCTGCTGGTGTTCGTGACCGGGCTGTTCCTGGTGGTGCAGACCATCGGCCGGCACGGCCTGGACACGGTGATGGGCACGCTCATCGGCACCGACCCGGGCGCGGAGGGGGCGCTGCGGGCGGGCGCGGTCGGCGCGCTGTTCAGCAACGTGGTGAACAACCTGCCCGCGTACCTGGCCGGCGAGGCGGTGATCGCGGCCGACCGGCACACCCAGTTGCTGGCGCTGCTGATCGGCACGAACGTGGGTCCGCTGGCCACGCCGTGGGCGTCGCTGGCGACACTGATCTGGTACGAGCGCTGCCGGGCCGCCGGGGTCGCCGTACCGCTGGGCCGGTTCGTGGCCACCAGCGCCGCGCTCGCCGTGCTCGCCACCGCCGCCACCGTGACGGCGCTTCTTGTCGGTCCCGGCGCCTAG
- a CDS encoding GNAT family N-acetyltransferase, with translation MTAAPTLHFCTDPGEFLAAAEAYLAADPVVGTVVATVAQRMAARRAEGAALPEDDWWLVVRDASGAVVGAAMRTAPFPPRPPFLLPMPEAAAVALAGAWHRRGERVRAVNGALPAARACADEVARLDGGRVAVAQHTRLHVLDQLAPPAPVPGALRAATTDDVDLVAAWFGAFTADADEQAGRPPGTSAHETPDRAELLRRIRDGRVWFWTDGSGRPVHLTAAHPTSFGVARVGPVYTPPEQRGRGWAGNAVAEVCRLLTAEGARVCLFTDQANPVSNRLYARLGFRPVVDMANLVLVD, from the coding sequence ATGACCGCCGCACCCACGCTGCACTTCTGCACCGACCCGGGCGAGTTCCTCGCCGCCGCCGAGGCGTACCTGGCCGCCGATCCGGTGGTCGGCACGGTCGTCGCCACCGTCGCGCAGCGGATGGCGGCCCGCCGCGCCGAGGGCGCCGCGCTGCCCGAGGACGACTGGTGGCTCGTGGTGCGCGACGCCTCCGGGGCGGTGGTAGGCGCCGCGATGCGCACCGCGCCGTTCCCGCCGCGACCGCCGTTCCTGCTGCCGATGCCCGAGGCAGCCGCTGTGGCGCTGGCCGGGGCGTGGCACCGGCGCGGCGAGCGGGTCCGCGCGGTGAACGGCGCGCTGCCCGCCGCGCGCGCCTGCGCCGACGAGGTCGCACGCCTCGACGGCGGGCGGGTCGCTGTGGCCCAGCACACCCGGCTGCACGTGCTCGACCAACTGGCACCACCGGCTCCGGTCCCCGGCGCGCTGCGGGCGGCCACCACCGACGACGTCGACCTGGTCGCCGCGTGGTTCGGCGCGTTCACGGCCGACGCCGACGAGCAGGCGGGCCGCCCGCCCGGCACCAGCGCACACGAGACGCCCGACCGCGCCGAGCTACTGCGCCGGATCCGGGACGGCCGGGTCTGGTTCTGGACCGACGGGTCGGGCCGCCCGGTGCACCTGACCGCCGCCCACCCGACGTCGTTCGGCGTGGCTCGCGTCGGACCCGTCTACACGCCACCGGAGCAGCGCGGACGCGGCTGGGCCGGCAACGCCGTCGCCGAGGTGTGCCGGCTGCTCACCGCCGAGGGCGCGCGGGTGTGCCTGTTCACCGACCAGGCCAACCCGGTGTCGAACCGGCTCTACGCCCGGCTCGGATTCCGGCCGGTGGTCGACATGGCCAATCTGGTTCTGGTCGACTGA
- the sigJ gene encoding RNA polymerase sigma factor SigJ produces the protein MDLAERFERERQRLRAVAYRLLGSLTDAEDAVQETWLRLSRTDADTVENLDAWLTTVVARVSLNTLRSRAARREDPLDVRLPDPVVDTDADDPAHAAVLADSVGLALLVVLDTLTPAERLAFVLHDMFGVPFDEIGPLVDRSPAAARQLASRARRRVRGQAPIPDPDLSRQRAVVDAFLAAARDGDLDALIAVLHPDVVLRSDAGTARARHTVVLTGATTVAAQATTFGRLFPHARPVLVNGAAGVLVTAGDRPLSVMAFTVAGGRIAAVDVIADPRRLAALGLAG, from the coding sequence ATGGACCTGGCGGAGCGGTTCGAGCGGGAGCGGCAACGGCTGCGCGCGGTGGCGTACCGGCTGCTCGGGTCGCTCACCGACGCCGAGGACGCGGTGCAGGAGACCTGGCTGCGGCTGTCCCGCACCGACGCGGACACCGTGGAGAACCTCGACGCCTGGCTCACCACTGTGGTCGCCCGGGTCAGCCTCAACACGCTGCGGTCCCGCGCCGCCCGCCGGGAGGACCCGCTGGACGTACGCCTACCCGATCCGGTGGTGGACACCGACGCCGACGATCCGGCGCACGCCGCGGTGCTCGCCGACTCGGTGGGCCTGGCGCTGCTGGTGGTGCTGGACACGCTGACCCCGGCCGAGCGGCTCGCGTTCGTGCTGCACGACATGTTCGGCGTGCCGTTCGACGAGATCGGCCCGCTCGTCGACCGCTCGCCGGCGGCGGCCCGGCAGCTCGCCAGCCGGGCCCGCCGCCGGGTACGCGGGCAGGCGCCCATCCCCGATCCGGACTTGTCCCGGCAGCGGGCGGTGGTGGACGCCTTCCTCGCCGCCGCCCGCGACGGTGACCTCGACGCGCTGATCGCGGTGCTGCACCCGGACGTGGTGCTGCGCTCCGACGCCGGGACCGCCCGCGCCCGCCACACGGTCGTGCTCACCGGCGCGACGACTGTGGCGGCGCAGGCCACCACGTTCGGCCGGCTGTTCCCGCACGCCCGGCCGGTGCTCGTCAACGGCGCTGCCGGGGTGCTGGTGACCGCCGGCGACCGGCCGCTGTCGGTGATGGCGTTCACCGTTGCCGGCGGACGGATCGCCGCCGTGGACGTGATCGCCGACCCGCGCCGGCTGGCCGCGCTCGGCCTCGCCGGCTGA